The region GGCCTGGTGACGAGCAAAATGGAGTTGTCGGAGGACGGCAAAGCGATGAATTACTACGAAATAACTCCATTTGTACTGCAACTCAGTCCGGAAAGCATCGTTGAAGCGGTAAAAACGTTGAGCATTAAAAGACCTGACGGCACCGAACCGGAAAGTAAGAACGAGAAGGGGGATAATAAATGAATCAAGAAGTTGTGTTCGGCATTGGCGGAATGGGTTTTGTTCTGGTTATTCTGGCGCTGCTTACGATAATAATTGTTGCCGCAATAACACAAGGAACAAAAATTGTACGGGACAAAACAATCAGCGCGTCACAAATCGCCCGGGACGAGGCATATCGCAAGCTCGCTGAGGAAGCTGTTTCAGCGCAAAAGAAGTTAGCGAATGATCAACAGAGAATAATAAAAGATCTGGCTGAGATGAAGCAAAGCATTTATGCAATGGAAAAAATGCTCCGGGAGGTCGAATAAACAAAAATAATTCAAATGTAAAAGGTGAATGTTATGGAAACAGGATTAATGGTGATGTTTTTTGTGATTATGCCGTTAGTTATCTATGAAGCGGTACTAATACTGACCCGTAGAAACAAACCAAAATTAGCTGTGAAGCAGAAAAATTTGTGGTTGACCACCCACATCATCTTTACCGCTATTTGGATTGGCGGTGCTTTAGGGTCATTATTACTTCTTTTTACAACAACTGTCACTACTAATCGAGAGTTGGTTTATGCTGCCCATCTCTTTATAGATTACTTCGACAGGTATTTAAATATTTCCGGCGCACTTGGCTGTCTAATTACTGGAATTGTGATATCCTTACGCACACAATGGGGAATTACAAAATATTATTGGATAATTAGTAAATTGGTTGCAAATATAGGGATAATCTATTTCGGCGGTGGTTCAATTAACAATTGGGTTCACAACACCCTTGAACTCTCATTAAATGATATGAATGTCTTAAATAACCCGGTTTACCTTCACGATCGTCAGATGCTAATCATTGGTCTTATTCTTTCGGCTGCTATGTTAATCTTGGTTATAGCTATCAGTAAATTCAAACCCTGGGGAAAAAGGAGTATAATTACTCTGAATTGAACCGTGCGTCTAAGCGTTCTCATGATTTTTTACCGTACCGTACAAGCTGTAGCAAGTGTCAATGTTGTCAAGGGGACGTATGTTGTCAAGGGGACGGGGTTGTTGATATATATCAGAAATGAAAGTACAGATGAAGATATCAATATGAAGCTCTCAGTAAATGGGACGGTTATTTTGCATAATGAAACGCGGTTTTATTTAGTGCTGCCAACCATTATTAGTCCGCTTTATGTGGTTCTCTGCTTTGCGTGCCATCATGCTGGCCAATGAGCTTATTAAACTGCTGTGTTCCAAGAGGGTGAACGCAGTTTCCATTAGCGAAAAGCCGGAACGGAATAGAAACATAAAGGGAAACAAAAAGAACGTCCCCCTGTTTCCTCTTCTAAAAAAGCGCGGCAGCGCTTTTTTTGTTGTAAAATTGAAATAAAGATGTAACTTTCCCTCTAATTATTCGTTGTTTTAATGAAAGACGGGGTTGGTGGCGGCGAATTGAAAACTCTGGACGATCTTTACCGGGACAATATGAATGACCTCTACAAATACTTGCTTCGTCTTTCCGGCCACCCCCAGGCGGCTGAAGACCTGGTCCAGGATACCTTTATCAAGGCCCATGATCACCTGGCAAGCTAT is a window of Dehalobacter sp. DNA encoding:
- a CDS encoding DUF2269 domain-containing protein, giving the protein METGLMVMFFVIMPLVIYEAVLILTRRNKPKLAVKQKNLWLTTHIIFTAIWIGGALGSLLLLFTTTVTTNRELVYAAHLFIDYFDRYLNISGALGCLITGIVISLRTQWGITKYYWIISKLVANIGIIYFGGGSINNWVHNTLELSLNDMNVLNNPVYLHDRQMLIIGLILSAAMLILVIAISKFKPWGKRSIITLN
- a CDS encoding winged helix-turn-helix domain-containing protein, which gives rise to MANPHRLRIIALLAGRRIHVSQLAREVMISRPLLYMHLKRLENAGLVTSKMELSEDGKAMNYYEITPFVLQLSPESIVEAVKTLSIKRPDGTEPESKNEKGDNK